GCGATCAATGCCCAGTTGCAACAGGTGGCAGATGCCGCCAGGAGGAGGGGCAGTGCCATTGCCATTTGTCATCCTCACCGGACCACCATTCAGGCACTGTCAGGGATGATGCCCCAGTTGAAAAAACAGGGAATCACCTTCGTTTATGCGTCACAAATTGTCAGCTGACCTTTCCTTCCTTATTCGTTCAGCAGATCTGTTCTGCAATATGTCTTTTCAGCTTGGCGAATGCCCGGTAATTTTCCTCCATGAGGATCGCCTCAGGATTGCCGGTGGTTATGGGGTGAACAAAAAGAAATGCATCTCGCAAGGTTTCCCCATATCCTCTCAAAGTGTCCAAGGGAGGGGCCAATTCTCCAGGTTGATACGCCTTGCTGGACATGGGCAGGCCGCTGAGATCGAAACGATGGCACTCAACTTCAGTCCCCCTACCTGCGGAGACCGGCTTGAAGGCAAAGGCGGATTCCTTTATGGTGTCCTGCAGCATCAGCCGTACCGGGTCATCTGCCGGCAGCCCCTGTGGCAGATTATAAATGGACGACAGCAGGAAACGTGAGAAGCATCTTTCTTCCATAAAACCTGCATCACTTCCGTCGGATGTCTCATAAAAATAGGTAATGCCGCTTTTTGCTTGGCTGGATGGGCTGCCGCACATTATGCAGTGAGATTTGACGCCGCTCAGCCGAGCAAAAAATTCCTCTTTCTTGCGGGTGTCTTCAGCGGTGAGCCATTGATGGAAGAGCTGTGACCGTGGTTCGGTGGTGGCATTCATTTCCTGGAGCACACTTCTGGCCAGTTGGGTAAACTGGCTGTAAACGTCGGTACTGCGGGCATGGGTCAGGATCGGATAAATCTTGCCCTCCGGATTGGTGTTGAGACCTTCGACCTTGGGGCTTTTGGATATATAGGTATCGTGGCAGCGGTAACCGCGGTTAATGGCGTAGGCCTTGAGGAGTGTCTTCTGATCGCTGAACATCCCTTCGAATTTCACCCTCTCATCCACCAGGCAGGGGATCAGGGAAAGGGTCTTCTTGTCCATGCCACGTTTATCGAAGAGGTCGAAGATGTTGCGGCAGTTTTCCATGCTGGCCATGTCCTTGATGGGAATGATCACCTGGTCGGCTGCAAAGAGCGCATTCTGAGTAAGTATGTCCAGGTCAGGCCTGGTATCGATGATCAAGACGCCTGAGATGCCGGAAGATG
This region of Geotalea daltonii FRC-32 genomic DNA includes:
- a CDS encoding ParA family protein, which translates into the protein MKNYPYVITISSEKGGVGKTTLATNLAIFLKALDENLPVSIFSFDNHFTIDKMFAIKGQKQDKDVSDLLLETPGLDLLHTGQYGVSYIPSSGALSGLKSSMKGPMVLARLLASSGISGVLIIDTRPDLDILTQNALFAADQVIIPIKDMASMENCRNIFDLFDKRGMDKKTLSLIPCLVDERVKFEGMFSDQKTLLKAYAINRGYRCHDTYISKSPKVEGLNTNPEGKIYPILTHARSTDVYSQFTQLARSVLQEMNATTEPRSQLFHQWLTAEDTRKKEEFFARLSGVKSHCIMCGSPSSQAKSGITYFYETSDGSDAGFMEERCFSRFLLSSIYNLPQGLPADDPVRLMLQDTIKESAFAFKPVSAGRGTEVECHRFDLSGLPMSSKAYQPGELAPPLDTLRGYGETLRDAFLFVHPITTGNPEAILMEENYRAFAKLKRHIAEQIC